The sequence TGAAAAAGCTGGTGGCGGGGACGCGGTTCGCGGACATGACCTTGGAGAAGATCATGAGCGAGACAGCCGGCAAAAGCGACAACATCGCCATCTTCAATAACGCGGCGCAAACATGGAACCACAACTTCTACTGGCAAAGCCTGAGACCAAGTGGTGGCGCTGAACTGGCCGCCGTGTTGCAGAAGAAGATCGAGGTGTCCTTCGGTTCCCTCGATGCCTGCAAGAAAGAACTGGCGGCCGCGGCCATGGCACAGTTCGGCAGCGGGTGGGCATGGCTTGTGATGGACAGCGACATGCTCAAGGTCGTCAAGACCGCAAACGCGGAGGTGCCCATGACCATGAGCATGAAGCCGCTGTTGACCATCGATGTGTGGGAGCACGCCTATTATCTGGATTACCAGAACCGTCGCGCGGATTATGTCAAGGCCGTGCTGGACACGTTGATCAATTGGGAGTTTGCGGCGGAGAATCTCGGCTGCTGAGCGTCGAAACGGTCGCGAATTGATCCAGGCAATGGTGGACAGGCACTTGCTGTCAGGAACTCCCGAGCGTCAAGCTGCCTGTCTTTCAAGTTTGCGACGCGGGCTGAGTCCGTAAGTTATTCTAAATCAACATAAAGCAACGTTGACGAGCGATGTGTCGACGCAAATTTTAAAGCGGAGATGTCAATGAAAGCAGTAGATGAACTCAGAAATGAACACCAAGGGATAGAGCTCATGCTAAGGATTCTACAGTCCATAGCGGGCAGATTTGGAAACAATGAACAGATCGTTAGTGGACAGCTTGATGGTGTCATGGAATTCTTGTCGGTTTTTGTAGACGAGTGCCACCACGGCAAGGAAGAGGAATTCCTTTTCCCGGCTCTGGAAGCCGTAGGAGTGCCGTGTGAAGGTGGTCCGATAGGGGATTTGTTGGATGATCACGAACAGGGTCGCAGACTTG is a genomic window of Desulfomicrobium baculatum DSM 4028 containing:
- a CDS encoding superoxide dismutase; amino-acid sequence: MSNGILKSESLQVLPFLPYAENALEPVISAKTIGFHYDKHHKGYVDNLKKLVAGTRFADMTLEKIMSETAGKSDNIAIFNNAAQTWNHNFYWQSLRPSGGAELAAVLQKKIEVSFGSLDACKKELAAAAMAQFGSGWAWLVMDSDMLKVVKTANAEVPMTMSMKPLLTIDVWEHAYYLDYQNRRADYVKAVLDTLINWEFAAENLGC